The following coding sequences are from one Salinicoccus sp. Bachu38 window:
- a CDS encoding spore coat protein — protein MAKKDKIDLELGVHETLELHEVTTLRRSTLLKAHMMDSIVEDPELRKLLRKEKQISEKAIDEIEALLP, from the coding sequence ATGGCCAAAAAAGACAAGATCGACCTTGAACTCGGTGTCCACGAGACACTGGAACTCCATGAAGTGACGACGCTGCGCCGGTCGACTTTATTGAAAGCCCACATGATGGATTCCATCGTGGAGGATCCGGAGCTCAGGAAACTGCTGCGCAAGGAAAAGCAGATTTCCGAGAAAGCGATTGATGAAATAGAAGCACTATTGCCATAG
- a CDS encoding competence protein ComK: MFTTPSLNPGLCYIEPVRHAEFLCQAVYHGEAPQPSHKPTEALIDELLIYYYGTNLAARRAHLKAAHAIHRMGPIVIDERIQFVLFPITTSRARNPFWINLHHFLMCQPAGEGMTDIHFNHGMMKSVAADYNFCEKQYEKALRVLDRSTKIREQSALYITRQLQRNGQGADFSR, translated from the coding sequence ATGTTTACGACACCATCATTGAATCCGGGTCTCTGCTACATCGAACCCGTCCGGCATGCGGAGTTCCTGTGCCAGGCGGTCTACCACGGCGAGGCGCCGCAACCATCACACAAGCCGACAGAAGCACTGATCGACGAGCTGCTCATCTACTATTACGGGACGAACCTCGCGGCGCGGCGGGCCCATCTGAAAGCGGCGCATGCCATCCACCGCATGGGCCCGATCGTCATCGACGAGCGCATCCAGTTCGTCCTGTTCCCGATTACGACGAGCCGCGCGCGCAATCCATTCTGGATCAATCTCCACCATTTCCTCATGTGCCAGCCGGCAGGGGAGGGGATGACCGATATCCACTTCAATCATGGTATGATGAAGTCGGTAGCGGCCGACTACAATTTTTGCGAGAAGCAGTATGAAAAGGCGCTCCGGGTGCTGGACCGCTCGACGAAGATCCGGGAACAGAGCGCACTCTACATCACACGGCAGCTTCAAAGGAACGGTCAGGGCGCAGATTTCAGCAGATAA
- a CDS encoding sigma-70 family RNA polymerase sigma factor, with product MNEKIKDYEPMIYSIMKRLSIQFDQDDYMQVGRMAVYNALSTFDDIAAKGATESQFVYTRIYQRLIDEIRRVSRYTNAVSVTADDLLAESVGGRMDSLYMMELESARGLLGEHERVWLAYTLKGYSVREIAAVTGFSVSSVKNWRASARRTLRAMYDGE from the coding sequence ATGAACGAGAAGATAAAGGACTATGAACCGATGATCTACAGCATCATGAAGCGCCTCAGCATCCAGTTCGACCAGGATGACTACATGCAGGTGGGCCGCATGGCGGTGTACAATGCGCTTTCCACTTTTGATGACATTGCGGCGAAGGGGGCGACGGAGTCGCAGTTCGTCTATACGCGGATCTACCAGCGGCTGATCGATGAGATACGCAGGGTCTCCCGCTATACGAACGCAGTCAGCGTGACTGCAGATGATCTGCTGGCGGAATCGGTCGGCGGGCGCATGGACAGCCTGTATATGATGGAACTGGAGAGTGCGCGGGGGCTGCTCGGGGAGCATGAGCGGGTGTGGCTCGCCTACACTCTGAAGGGCTACAGTGTGCGCGAGATTGCTGCTGTGACGGGCTTCAGCGTATCGAGTGTGAAGAACTGGCGGGCGTCGGCACGGCGGACACTTCGGGCGATGTATGATGGGGAGTGA
- a CDS encoding MerR family transcriptional regulator yields the protein MEYTVKALADLAGVSRRTLRYYDQTGLLRPARINSSGYRIYGQAEVDRLQLILFYRMLGVRLDEIEQILERPEFDAAEALRRHHAALIEERRTLDRLIQNVERTIEAKEGGRHMQDREKFEGFKKERLEENESRYGTEIREKYGEDTVRASNAKWMGMSEEDYDRMTVLEAELKEVLRDAVDNPTEARARRAAQLHKEWLMCTWTEYSKAAHQGLAEMYVADGRFRKYYDDVAPGAAEFLRDAIVQYAE from the coding sequence ATGGAATATACGGTGAAGGCACTCGCTGATCTCGCCGGCGTGAGCAGGCGGACACTCAGATACTATGACCAGACCGGGCTGCTCAGACCTGCCCGCATCAACAGCTCGGGCTACCGCATATACGGACAGGCGGAAGTCGACCGGCTGCAGCTCATCCTCTTCTATAGGATGCTCGGTGTCCGGCTGGATGAAATCGAGCAGATTCTCGAGCGCCCGGAGTTTGATGCGGCAGAAGCACTCAGACGGCACCATGCGGCACTCATCGAAGAGCGCAGGACGCTCGACCGGCTGATACAGAATGTGGAGCGGACGATCGAAGCGAAGGAAGGGGGGAGACACATGCAGGACAGGGAGAAATTCGAAGGTTTTAAAAAGGAAAGACTTGAAGAGAACGAATCGCGGTACGGTACGGAAATCCGCGAAAAGTACGGCGAAGACACCGTCAGGGCATCCAATGCGAAATGGATGGGCATGTCGGAGGAGGACTACGACAGGATGACGGTACTCGAAGCGGAACTCAAGGAGGTGCTGAGGGATGCTGTAGACAATCCGACGGAAGCACGCGCCCGGCGGGCAGCACAGCTGCACAAGGAATGGCTGATGTGCACGTGGACTGAGTATTCGAAAGCGGCCCACCAGGGACTCGCCGAGATGTATGTGGCAGACGGACGCTTCAGGAAATATTATGATGATGTCGCACCGGGTGCCGCAGAATTCCTGCGGGATGCGATAGTACAGTATGCGGAATAG
- a CDS encoding ABC transporter substrate-binding protein, whose protein sequence is MKKILLPLILVLLLAACGGNGGEEPADTESLTEVTFVLDWTPNTNHTGIYAAQAEGYYEEQGLDVEIVLPGEAGAEQTVATGNGDFGISAQENVTQARLQDVSIVSLAAIIQDNTSVLASPEEYGLETPSDLEGHTYGGYGSPIEEETIASIMQADGADIENVDIINIGDTDFFTAVQRDVDFAWIYYGWTGVEAELRDFPLNTIDFTEYSDALNFYTPVLITNEEMLENDSETVEAFTRATAEGYQFAMDQPEAAAEHLLAAEPDLDAELVMASQEWLTDVYQGDAPYWGHQEHDVWENYMSWMHENGLIESELDVDQAFTNEFLPGEE, encoded by the coding sequence ATGAAGAAGATATTATTGCCACTCATACTCGTCCTGCTGCTCGCCGCATGCGGCGGAAATGGAGGGGAGGAGCCGGCCGATACGGAATCACTGACGGAAGTGACCTTCGTACTGGACTGGACACCGAATACGAACCATACCGGCATCTACGCCGCACAGGCGGAAGGCTACTACGAGGAACAGGGCCTCGATGTCGAGATCGTCCTGCCGGGTGAAGCCGGTGCGGAACAGACTGTTGCGACGGGCAATGGGGATTTCGGTATCAGTGCCCAGGAGAACGTCACCCAGGCACGCCTGCAGGACGTATCGATCGTCTCGCTCGCTGCCATCATACAGGATAATACGTCCGTACTCGCCTCCCCCGAAGAATACGGCCTCGAGACGCCGTCGGATCTCGAGGGGCACACGTATGGCGGATACGGTTCGCCGATTGAGGAGGAGACCATCGCCTCCATCATGCAGGCGGATGGTGCGGATATTGAAAACGTCGACATCATCAACATCGGCGATACGGACTTCTTCACCGCCGTACAGCGTGATGTCGACTTTGCATGGATCTACTACGGCTGGACGGGTGTGGAAGCTGAACTGCGCGACTTCCCGCTCAACACGATTGACTTCACCGAGTATTCCGATGCGCTCAACTTCTACACACCTGTACTGATCACGAATGAAGAGATGCTGGAAAACGATTCGGAAACCGTCGAAGCGTTCACCCGGGCGACGGCGGAAGGCTACCAGTTTGCGATGGATCAGCCCGAGGCGGCAGCGGAGCACCTGCTGGCTGCAGAACCGGACCTTGACGCGGAACTCGTCATGGCCAGCCAGGAATGGCTGACGGATGTCTATCAGGGCGATGCGCCCTACTGGGGCCATCAGGAGCACGATGTCTGGGAGAACTATATGAGCTGGATGCATGAGAACGGCCTGATTGAATCCGAACTCGACGTCGACCAGGCATTCACGAATGAATTTCTGCCCGGTGAAGAGTGA
- a CDS encoding GNAT family N-acetyltransferase produces MEIKVAENNIMYNQCLEIRKRVFVEEQNVPMDREVDEYEDAATHILLIDDEPIGTVRYRPVDDDMIKVERMAVLPEERGRKLGLKLMEFVHQHARDNGYTRAKLGAQVHAIDFYKKLGYAVSSDEFEDAGIPHVYMEKDL; encoded by the coding sequence ATGGAAATCAAAGTGGCTGAAAACAACATCATGTACAACCAGTGCCTTGAAATCAGAAAGCGCGTCTTCGTCGAGGAACAGAACGTCCCAATGGACCGTGAAGTGGATGAATACGAAGACGCGGCGACACATATTCTGCTGATCGACGACGAACCGATCGGTACGGTAAGGTACCGGCCGGTCGACGACGACATGATCAAAGTCGAACGCATGGCCGTGCTGCCCGAGGAACGTGGCAGGAAGCTCGGGCTCAAGCTGATGGAATTCGTCCACCAGCATGCCCGGGACAATGGCTACACCCGCGCCAAGCTCGGTGCGCAGGTGCATGCGATCGACTTCTACAAGAAGCTCGGTTACGCCGTCTCCTCCGATGAATTCGAGGATGCGGGCATCCCGCACGTCTATATGGAGAAGGACCTGTAG
- a CDS encoding TrkH family potassium uptake protein, which yields MFKWLERFMDSLSPQRGIFLYYLIALMLASVLLSLPVLYRGDKDTALIDTIFVAASALSVTGLTSVNISETFNTLGYFAIMLIMNLGGIGIMAMGTMVWVLFGRRIGLRERMQIAVDNNQYKFSGAVKLVLEIIKVLLAIEAIGAFMYVTYFMVESNDIYYSLMHGIFLSVSATTNGGMDLFGDSLLGFEEAYILQVPVMIQIMLGAIGYPVLIEVRNYLSKHHKNFRFTLFAKLTTLTYAGLFFLGAFFIFIMESQNYFVRDSWFKTMMNSMFASATTRSGGLTTVDPSLFSDATQLMMSAFMFIGASPSSAGGGIRTTTFAILILFLVAFSRGRTDIRIFNREIAKEDLHRAFAVITLAVFLVFGGVISVVLFEDSRFDLIDVIFEVSSAFGTCGLSTGITDELSTPSKVVVMIFMFIGRIGFISFLFTMAGRQKELPYHFPKERILIG from the coding sequence ATGTTCAAGTGGCTGGAGCGCTTCATGGATTCCCTCAGTCCACAACGCGGTATATTTCTGTATTATCTCATCGCATTGATGCTGGCGAGCGTGCTGCTCAGCCTGCCGGTCCTCTATCGGGGAGACAAGGATACGGCGCTGATCGACACCATCTTCGTCGCTGCATCCGCACTGTCGGTCACAGGACTGACTTCGGTCAATATTTCGGAGACCTTCAATACATTGGGGTATTTTGCAATCATGCTGATCATGAACTTGGGCGGCATCGGCATCATGGCGATGGGAACGATGGTATGGGTGCTGTTCGGGCGCCGCATCGGCCTTCGGGAACGCATGCAGATTGCAGTCGACAACAACCAGTATAAATTTTCGGGTGCAGTCAAACTTGTGCTCGAGATCATCAAGGTGCTGCTGGCGATTGAAGCGATTGGCGCGTTCATGTATGTCACCTACTTCATGGTCGAGTCTAATGATATATACTATTCGCTCATGCACGGCATCTTCCTGTCCGTGTCCGCCACGACCAACGGCGGGATGGATCTGTTCGGCGACTCCCTGCTCGGGTTTGAAGAAGCCTACATACTGCAGGTGCCGGTGATGATACAGATCATGCTCGGAGCCATCGGATACCCGGTGCTGATCGAAGTGAGGAACTATTTGAGCAAGCACCATAAGAACTTCCGTTTTACCCTGTTCGCCAAGCTCACGACACTGACATATGCGGGACTCTTCTTCCTCGGTGCGTTCTTCATTTTCATCATGGAATCGCAGAACTATTTCGTCCGCGATTCGTGGTTCAAGACGATGATGAACAGCATGTTCGCCTCCGCGACGACGCGGAGCGGGGGACTGACGACCGTCGATCCCAGCCTGTTCAGTGATGCCACCCAGCTGATGATGAGCGCCTTCATGTTCATCGGCGCCTCACCGAGTTCCGCCGGCGGCGGCATCCGGACGACGACATTCGCGATACTGATCCTATTCCTGGTCGCATTCAGCCGCGGCCGTACGGATATCCGGATATTCAACCGGGAGATTGCGAAGGAGGACCTGCACCGCGCATTCGCCGTCATCACGCTCGCGGTGTTTCTCGTCTTCGGCGGTGTCATCTCCGTCGTCCTGTTCGAGGACAGCCGCTTCGACCTGATCGATGTCATCTTTGAAGTGAGCAGCGCATTCGGAACGTGCGGACTGTCCACCGGCATCACCGATGAGCTGTCCACACCGAGCAAGGTGGTCGTCATGATCTTCATGTTCATCGGACGGATCGGGTTCATTTCATTCCTGTTCACCATGGCCGGCCGTCAGAAGGAACTGCCGTATCACTTCCCTAAAGAGCGCATTCTGATCGGTTAG
- a CDS encoding YkvS family protein, which produces MEVEVEAAKVGNIVEFDGMRGKVEKVNENSVIVDITINDSFDEHEMFEKTVVNHKRYKIIEE; this is translated from the coding sequence ATGGAAGTAGAAGTAGAGGCGGCGAAAGTTGGAAACATTGTAGAGTTTGACGGCATGAGAGGAAAAGTCGAGAAAGTGAACGAAAACTCAGTCATCGTCGACATCACAATCAACGATAGCTTCGACGAACACGAAATGTTTGAAAAGACAGTAGTCAACCACAAAAGGTACAAGATCATCGAAGAGTAG
- a CDS encoding ABC transporter permease — translation MRRISSWSVIPPLLAILAILVIWQLATTLFNIRDWILPSPVQIIQEGMEIYPRLWAHSLSTIQIALGGFAIGVSVGLALAILLHLMPRAKQSIYPLMILSQNVPIIALAPLLVLWFGFGTLPKILIITLVCFFPVAVSLIDGFRQTNPTLLNYMQMIGASRRQIFFKLEWPSALPYFFSGLKISATYSVMGAVIAEWLGAQEGLGVFMTVASSAFRTDQVFVAIFVIMAISLILFGFIMLLEKWLVPWDTDRKGADDDDE, via the coding sequence ATGCGACGAATCTCATCCTGGAGCGTAATCCCACCGCTCCTTGCGATACTCGCCATACTGGTGATCTGGCAGCTGGCTACAACACTTTTTAACATCCGTGACTGGATTCTGCCGAGCCCGGTCCAGATCATCCAGGAAGGCATGGAAATCTACCCGCGCCTATGGGCGCACAGCCTGTCCACCATACAGATTGCGCTCGGCGGATTCGCCATCGGTGTGAGCGTGGGACTGGCACTGGCCATACTGCTCCACCTGATGCCGAGGGCCAAGCAGAGCATCTACCCGCTGATGATCCTCTCGCAGAACGTGCCGATCATCGCCCTCGCTCCACTGCTCGTGCTGTGGTTCGGCTTCGGCACCCTGCCGAAGATACTGATCATCACGCTCGTCTGCTTCTTCCCGGTCGCAGTGTCACTGATCGACGGGTTCAGGCAGACCAATCCGACGCTGCTCAATTATATGCAGATGATCGGGGCATCACGCCGGCAGATCTTCTTCAAGCTGGAGTGGCCGAGCGCCCTGCCCTACTTTTTTTCAGGGCTCAAGATTTCAGCGACATACAGTGTGATGGGTGCCGTCATCGCGGAATGGCTCGGTGCCCAGGAGGGGCTCGGCGTCTTCATGACCGTCGCCTCCTCCGCATTCCGGACAGACCAGGTGTTCGTCGCCATATTCGTCATCATGGCGATCAGCCTGATCCTGTTCGGCTTCATCATGCTGCTTGAAAAATGGCTCGTGCCATGGGATACGGACAGGAAAGGAGCGGATGACGATGACGAATAA
- a CDS encoding acyl-CoA dehydrogenase family protein: protein MIDAHITETVRLHAESMEKNGALCPEVLELIHDRGLFKLFVPKEVGGRMLGLPEALQVFEDAARADGSFGWLVQIGSGAGFFATVMEPGAVRQLFAHRNFYIAGSDRPMGTARKTPGGYKINGTWPFCSGASHASLFTATCRIASDDADDGKLQAFAFTPEQVEIDEDWNAFGLKATGSHIIHVADAFVPEHHRFDVADPHFHFDHPVYHYPFQPFATANIASTAVGIARHFFEASRTHIDRKQSSWMEKTPERYDQVNRLLAEHEAAFLRAREDFYNTVESSWHSHLEGSPLEESHLDAVVGCSKIVAQAGIGGAQAVLRHLGMDVIMEDHPLNRIYRDLHVASQHGLLVDMTGEAADL from the coding sequence ATGATTGATGCACATATCACCGAAACTGTCAGACTTCATGCCGAAAGCATGGAAAAGAATGGCGCACTGTGTCCCGAAGTGCTTGAACTCATCCATGACCGTGGATTGTTCAAGCTGTTCGTGCCAAAAGAGGTGGGCGGCCGGATGCTGGGATTGCCGGAAGCGCTTCAGGTCTTCGAGGATGCTGCAAGGGCCGATGGCAGCTTCGGCTGGCTCGTACAGATCGGTTCCGGGGCCGGCTTCTTCGCCACCGTCATGGAACCGGGCGCCGTTAGACAATTGTTTGCACACCGCAACTTCTACATCGCCGGCAGCGACCGGCCAATGGGCACTGCCCGCAAAACCCCGGGCGGCTATAAAATAAATGGCACCTGGCCATTCTGTAGCGGCGCCAGCCACGCAAGCCTCTTCACAGCCACGTGCCGGATCGCGTCCGATGATGCAGATGACGGAAAGCTGCAGGCCTTCGCTTTCACGCCGGAGCAGGTGGAAATTGATGAAGACTGGAATGCGTTCGGACTCAAGGCGACCGGCAGCCACATCATCCATGTGGCGGATGCCTTCGTGCCTGAGCACCATCGTTTCGATGTAGCGGACCCCCACTTCCATTTCGACCATCCGGTCTATCATTATCCATTCCAGCCATTCGCCACTGCCAACATCGCATCGACGGCAGTCGGCATCGCCAGACACTTCTTTGAAGCGTCACGCACGCACATCGATCGTAAGCAGTCATCATGGATGGAAAAGACGCCGGAGAGATATGACCAGGTGAATCGTCTGCTTGCGGAGCATGAAGCAGCGTTTTTGCGAGCCCGTGAGGATTTCTACAATACAGTCGAATCATCCTGGCACAGCCATCTCGAAGGCAGTCCTCTTGAAGAATCCCATTTGGATGCGGTGGTTGGATGCAGCAAAATCGTAGCCCAGGCAGGCATCGGTGGTGCACAGGCAGTCCTCCGGCACCTCGGCATGGACGTCATCATGGAAGACCATCCATTGAACCGCATCTACCGCGATCTGCATGTTGCGTCACAGCATGGCCTCCTCGTCGATATGACTGGAGAGGCAGCTGATTTATAG
- a CDS encoding spore coat protein, producing MEFEDILDHAGKKRDELIATELLVSSKATVRAYAVALTETISPEVREILKRQLSQALNQHARIADYMIEREMYHPFDLEKQIKKDKKKVKKARKIVAESAQPKKRNQKLKKRSATDDGDVLRDVASEPFDSRAEVESDASMTAAGDAREADRQPVESGSARTE from the coding sequence ATGGAATTCGAAGATATTTTGGATCATGCCGGCAAGAAGCGGGATGAGCTCATCGCCACAGAGCTGCTCGTCTCGTCCAAAGCCACCGTCCGTGCCTATGCCGTTGCACTGACGGAAACCATTTCCCCGGAAGTGCGGGAAATTCTGAAGCGCCAGCTGTCGCAGGCACTGAACCAGCATGCCCGCATCGCCGACTATATGATCGAGCGGGAAATGTATCATCCGTTCGATCTTGAGAAACAGATCAAGAAGGATAAGAAGAAAGTGAAGAAGGCACGCAAGATCGTCGCGGAGAGTGCGCAGCCGAAGAAACGCAATCAGAAGCTGAAGAAGCGCAGCGCCACGGACGATGGTGATGTTTTGAGGGATGTTGCGTCTGAACCGTTTGATTCTAGGGCTGAGGTAGAAAGTGATGCTTCCATGACTGCCGCAGGTGACGCTCGTGAAGCGGACCGCCAGCCGGTTGAATCTGGCAGTGCGCGTACAGAATAA
- a CDS encoding spore coat protein, with translation MEMEEMLEKAGENRDELIATEMLVTSKAAVRTYAVALTEAASPEVRDVLKRQLTQAINQHARVADYMMENGMYHAHDVKDQLKHDKKKVKTVKKLSKDKK, from the coding sequence ATGGAGATGGAGGAAATGCTTGAAAAAGCGGGAGAAAACAGGGATGAACTCATTGCGACGGAAATGCTCGTCACGTCAAAGGCGGCTGTACGCACATACGCTGTGGCGCTGACGGAAGCTGCATCCCCGGAAGTCCGGGATGTGCTGAAGCGCCAGCTGACGCAGGCGATCAACCAGCACGCGCGGGTTGCCGACTACATGATGGAGAACGGCATGTACCATGCCCATGACGTCAAGGACCAGCTCAAGCACGACAAGAAGAAAGTGAAGACAGTGAAGAAGCTCTCAAAGGACAAGAAATAG
- a CDS encoding trypsin-like peptidase domain-containing protein, producing MERSEKHIIPKDRYRRKRRMFAGDDSERMDGSDQEQSPQENMTDGRNPLSSEPQNDRVEPQAASDNTEERPAAARRRENEPAPETEREYAPGEEGYRDRSAPASMGGTVGMTPGEDDADRPAGNDGSGDGNDGNRRRGCLGGFLLPFIAGLLGALVMLLLFNFMNDGGGSGNSGEDAADESVSEENQQEIEDIKNQLQEESGNTDKQVSDTTAAIQKAKQSVVSIINLQRVGEIVPGLQETPESEPEEAGTGSGVIYKLTDEYAYIVTNNHVVDGATELQVNLESGDQLSGEIVGTDLWTDLAVVRVERGNIDNAIDFGNSDQLLVGETAIAIGSPLGQAFSGSVSRGIISGLDRSVPVDIDTDGNYDWEANVIQTDAAINPGNSGGALVDQNGDLIGINSMKISMPTVEGIGFAIPVNEVEQIVTQLEENGEVQRPYLGVLLQDLYTVPAEVLVNEMNLPDDVNSGVIISHVEEGTPADAAGLEALDVVVSLDGNEVQNMMELRKYLYYEKAQGEEMQIEYYRDGELQQTTATLE from the coding sequence TTGGAAAGATCGGAGAAGCACATCATTCCAAAAGATAGATATCGCCGGAAGCGGAGAATGTTTGCAGGCGATGATTCAGAACGCATGGATGGATCGGACCAGGAACAGTCACCACAGGAAAATATGACGGATGGACGAAATCCCCTTTCATCGGAACCACAGAATGACAGAGTCGAACCTCAGGCAGCTTCAGACAATACAGAAGAGAGACCGGCCGCAGCCAGGCGGCGTGAAAATGAACCGGCACCGGAAACGGAACGGGAATATGCCCCCGGTGAGGAAGGGTACAGGGATCGGAGCGCGCCCGCCAGCATGGGCGGCACTGTCGGCATGACCCCGGGTGAGGATGATGCGGATCGCCCTGCAGGCAATGATGGCAGCGGCGACGGCAATGACGGCAACAGGCGCCGGGGCTGCCTCGGCGGTTTCCTGCTGCCCTTCATCGCAGGCCTCCTCGGTGCACTCGTCATGCTCCTCCTGTTCAACTTCATGAACGATGGTGGAGGCAGCGGCAACAGCGGTGAAGATGCAGCCGACGAGAGCGTCTCCGAGGAGAACCAGCAGGAGATCGAGGACATCAAGAACCAGCTCCAGGAGGAGAGCGGCAACACGGACAAGCAGGTCTCCGACACGACGGCCGCCATACAGAAGGCGAAGCAGTCGGTCGTTTCGATCATCAACCTGCAGAGGGTCGGTGAAATCGTACCGGGCCTCCAGGAGACGCCTGAGAGCGAGCCGGAAGAAGCGGGCACCGGTTCCGGTGTCATCTACAAGCTGACTGACGAATATGCCTACATCGTCACGAACAACCACGTGGTGGACGGCGCGACGGAACTCCAGGTCAACCTTGAAAGCGGAGACCAGCTGAGCGGTGAGATCGTCGGCACCGACCTCTGGACGGACCTTGCAGTCGTCCGGGTCGAGCGCGGCAACATCGACAATGCCATCGACTTCGGCAACAGCGACCAGCTGCTCGTCGGTGAGACGGCCATAGCGATCGGTTCGCCGCTCGGCCAGGCCTTCTCGGGCTCCGTGTCCCGGGGGATCATCTCCGGACTCGACCGGAGCGTCCCTGTCGACATCGATACCGACGGCAACTATGACTGGGAGGCGAACGTGATCCAGACGGATGCCGCGATCAATCCCGGAAACTCCGGCGGTGCACTGGTCGACCAGAATGGTGACCTGATCGGCATCAACTCCATGAAGATCAGCATGCCGACGGTCGAAGGCATCGGCTTCGCCATTCCGGTGAACGAAGTCGAGCAGATCGTCACGCAGCTCGAGGAGAATGGCGAAGTGCAGCGTCCTTACCTCGGTGTACTCCTCCAGGACCTGTACACGGTCCCGGCAGAAGTGCTGGTCAATGAAATGAACCTGCCGGATGACGTGAACTCGGGCGTCATCATCAGCCATGTCGAAGAAGGGACACCGGCGGACGCAGCGGGGCTTGAAGCGCTTGACGTCGTCGTGTCGCTGGACGGCAATGAAGTGCAGAACATGATGGAACTCAGGAAATACCTGTACTACGAAAAGGCACAGGGCGAAGAGATGCAGATCGAGTATTACCGCGATGGAGAACTGCAGCAGACGACAGCGACATTGGAATAG
- a CDS encoding MarR family winged helix-turn-helix transcriptional regulator encodes MSKLNTRNVCRYIYLLNAKIDHLAEFRTKNGLLSREQLYIIEMVAEEPGITQKTLIGRLKKEQTSISRAVQKLVDQDYLIKRQHQDDMRASYLEVTEQAVEALNELEEKICEVTDDILESLNHDDKKTLTDILQKIHI; translated from the coding sequence ATGAGTAAATTAAACACACGAAACGTCTGCAGATATATCTATCTGCTGAACGCAAAAATCGATCATCTGGCCGAATTCAGAACGAAGAACGGACTCTTATCCAGGGAACAGCTGTACATCATCGAGATGGTGGCTGAAGAACCGGGCATTACACAGAAGACGCTCATCGGCCGCCTGAAGAAGGAACAGACTTCCATTTCCCGTGCCGTCCAGAAGCTTGTCGACCAGGACTACCTGATCAAGCGCCAGCATCAGGATGACATGAGGGCTTCGTATCTCGAAGTGACGGAGCAGGCGGTTGAGGCACTGAATGAACTGGAAGAGAAAATCTGTGAAGTGACGGACGATATACTTGAATCATTGAATCACGATGACAAGAAGACACTGACTGATATTCTGCAGAAGATTCATATATGA
- a CDS encoding ABC transporter ATP-binding protein — MTNKLEVRNLTHKFNGGNDVHVLDGLSLDVADGEFVTLLGPSGSGKSTIFNLIGGLYEPEDGDIFIDGARVNGTRGNISYLPQQDSLLPWRTIEDNVVLVQEITGNVDKATARQWLKRAGLEGYEKSYPNTLSGGMRQRVAFIRSLLSPQELMLLDEPFGALDELTRLDMQDWLLKIWEMDRRSVLFITHSIEEALYMSDRILILSDKPARIAREIEVPFERPRDHDIILDETFTKLKREIYHMLRTGDDND; from the coding sequence ATGACGAATAAGCTCGAGGTCAGAAACCTCACGCATAAGTTCAATGGCGGGAATGATGTCCATGTGCTGGATGGCCTGTCCCTTGATGTCGCCGACGGTGAATTCGTCACCCTGCTCGGCCCTTCGGGCAGCGGCAAGAGTACGATCTTCAACCTGATCGGTGGCCTGTATGAGCCGGAGGACGGTGACATCTTCATCGATGGCGCACGGGTCAACGGCACCCGCGGCAACATCAGCTATCTGCCCCAGCAGGATTCCCTCCTGCCATGGCGGACAATCGAGGACAATGTCGTACTCGTCCAGGAGATCACCGGCAATGTAGACAAGGCAACCGCCCGCCAGTGGCTCAAGCGTGCCGGACTCGAAGGATATGAAAAATCCTATCCGAATACGCTGTCCGGCGGCATGCGTCAGCGCGTCGCCTTTATCCGCTCCCTGCTCAGCCCGCAGGAACTGATGCTGCTTGATGAACCATTCGGGGCACTCGATGAACTCACCCGCCTCGACATGCAGGACTGGCTTCTGAAGATCTGGGAGATGGATCGTCGCTCCGTCCTCTTCATCACCCACAGCATCGAAGAAGCCCTCTACATGTCAGACCGGATACTCATCCTCTCGGACAAGCCTGCCCGCATCGCGCGCGAAATCGAGGTGCCATTCGAACGGCCGCGCGACCACGACATCATCCTCGATGAGACATTCACCAAGCTCAAGCGTGAGATCTACCATATGCTGAGGACAGGTGATGATAATGATTGA